One Candidatus Nitrososphaera evergladensis SR1 genomic window, GAAGCGTGGCCGTTTTCGTCAAGCCATTCCAGCGCCCTTATCAAGGCGGTGTATTCGGCAACGTTGTTTGTGGACTGTGCAGACGGCTCCGCTGCAATTCCAGAATCGCTGTGCAAGAGCCTGCCGCTGCCCTTTTCCTTGATGATGTAAGCATAGCACGCGATGCCGCCCGGGTTTTTGGGCAGGCAAAGGCCGTCAAAATGCACCTCGATGACAATATTATCTGTAGTAGTAGTCTTGCTCACGGGCATTGCTCGCATATGTTGTTACGCAGGCCTAATTATCACTATATCGCCGGTCAAGTCGTCGAGCCTATCCTTGGCGGCGTTTGTCACGTTTTCTATGACAGGGTTGTCGCCTATCTTTTTGGCGCCTTGGATTATGCCTGAAAAGAAGGTCTGCCACCCAAGGCCGATAATTGCAAGGACTACTATTCCCACTACTATCCATGTCAATAGTCCCATATACTGAAAATGCACAAAAACGGTATTAAGAATTCAGGAAAAAGGTTCTGTAAGTATCAGCCAAGTCAAGACAGAAACGAACATTGCAGAGCTCTCAAAAGATATGCTGTTTTTGTCTAACGAGGCTTGACCGCCACGTCTAGTCTCATTTCGTCGACCCTCATTGCATGTGGCCCTCCACTCGTGATGTCAGAAACCACGTATGCGCCGGTATCAGTTTTGCATGTGTGGTTCAAATGATTTTCTGACTGCCAAGGAGAATGACGACCGCCGATCTCCTTCATTTTGCTAGGGGAGAAGACGGCGGTACGAAAGAGATCAGGGGGAACTGGCGATCCCAGAACAATACCGCCAGCCCGCTTCTGACCCCGATTAGACTTCTGGAGGTGAAGGTTGTGGAATTGCGTACCTTCTGCCCTAGTCTTTCTTATTATTCATTAAAACCATTGCGTGTACAATGTACCCTTTTTATTGCAGAAAAAATGCACAGCATTCAGAATATTGGTTTTTCACGACATAATCTCGTCTGAAAACTACCAAACAAGCTTGAAAAGAACAAACAAACTCTGGCTGCGTCGTGTCCGGAACAAGCAACGAATTAAACTGTAATTTTGTTGCATAAACTTTTGGTTCTGCAAACTTGGCAATATTCAAGGTAAGGTCAAAGCGATCAGGTAGACCATCCTTATTTCTATCGATAGTCAATGGAATCCGCAACGTACAACTTTGATAGAATCGCGTTTCCATACATTATTAATTGGAGATGCTAATTTGTCCAATTGCAGAATGTCCAAAAAAACAAACGTACCGGAGCAGCCGGCTTCCGCAACCCTGCCGGCCGACAATCTGGAACGCAATCTTGCCGTTGCACAACCAAACACCAATCAGAAACTTCCTCACATTGGAGTGGTTGGAGATACGTACACCATCCTTCTCACTGGTAAAGACACGGGAGGCCGCTTTTGCCTTATTGACATGCATATACCCCCGGGTGGCGGGCCACCTCCACACCGTCACGACTTTGAAGAAACTTTCATCATGCTTGAAGGCGAACTTGAGGCTACCTTCCGCGGCACGAAACGCGCCGTGCGCGCGGGTGAGACGATCAACATCCCGGCAAACGCGCCGCATCAGTTTCGCAACTCATCCTCTCAGCCCGTAAGAATGCTTTGCATCTGTTCACCGCCTGGTCAGGAGGATTTCTTCATGGAGGTTGGCGTACCGGTCGCAACCCGCACAACGCCTCCACCTATGCTTGACGAAGCGGCGCAAGCAGAATTCAGAGCAAAGGCCGCTGCACTTGCTCCAAAGTATCGAACAGAGCTACTCCAACACGCCTGACGGAACGACGGTACTCCTCGGCAGTTTCATGTTGTAGTGGTTCTTCTTCCCCTCAGAGTCATCTATGTAATCTTCATAACCTACATAGCTCTACAGTTTACGATAACATCGTGTTTCTGTGAGTAAACAGGGGATTTCCGTTTTTTTCCCTGTTGTCAGTGTTAGAAATGTTTTCCTGCATTTGTTACCGTAGCATTGAGGATAAGAGTATCAAACTTGATGTGAATTGATTTTGCATCTGATCCTTAATATGCTCAGGTATTCCGCCATAATCAATTTCAAGTTATGACAAGCCAATTCAATATGACCAGAGACTGGTGCGCTTTTCTGTAACTTTGTTGTGAAATATAATATAGCTAGAGGTAAACTTGGCATCTGTCGATACCTTTTCTTTGCATCATGCGACTATTGCCGATGGCCGTCTCCGGCTACCGGCATACTGACAAGAGCAGGCAAGAGCTGATAGAAGAGATAGCGAGGCTGAAGGAAAAACTAAAGGCAAAAGATGAGGAAATAGGACTTCTCAAGAAAAGGCTTGCGCTTTACAAGACGTTGAAATGACAAGAAAAGAAAAAAAGAAGGAGGGGACTGCTGTCCCTTTCTGCCTTAACCCATCGTGAAGACGACTTGGACGTTCAGCGTGACCTGCTGCTGGCCCGGAACTATCGGGGTTGTCGGCGCTCCGCCCACGGCTGCATTGGCAAAGTCCTTGTAGATGACCGGGAAGTAGATGTCGTTGAGGCTTATCGACTGGACGCCTGTAACGTTCGTGTCTACTGCGCTTGCGGCCTTGTCCGCACGGTTCCTTGCGTTGTCGATTGCCTTCTCGATGAGGCTGTCGCGGATCTCTTGTTGCTTTGCGTCAGAGATAAAGAAGTATGCGCCGTTCACGTTGTTCGCACCTGCGCCTACTGCTGTGTCGATTATCTTGCCGACGTCAGAGCTTGCGTCAACCGTCACTGTGACAGAGTTGACTGCCCTGTAGCCGGTGATCTCGCTCTTTGGCTTGCATTCTGGGGGCTGCGGGTAGATTTCAATGCATACAGGGCTTACCGTGTCGTACACCGGGAAGATGCTGTAGTAGCTTGTGGCAATCTGGCTGTCGGTGATGCCCAGCGCCTTGAGTGCGTCAATCACCTTCTGCATCAGCTTGGCGTTTGCGGCCGCTGCTTCTGCAGCAGTCGTGCTGTTTGTCTCGACGCCTATGGTCACGCTGACTTTGTCAGGAGTGACATTGGTGCTTGCGGTGCCCGTAGTGCTCACGGTCGGCTTGCTGTTGTTGTTATTGCCGTTGCCATTGTTCTGCGTTGGCTGCTGTTGCGCAGCTGCCGTTGTCATTGACTGGCCGCCAAGTATGCTGGCTGCCACAAGGCCGATTGCAAGTATGCCTGCAATCAGCACAAGATTGCGGTTATTCTTCATGTTCTGATATGACATGACGTTCTATATTGCAGGGGCTTGATAACTAAGCCTAGGTTTCAGAACGCGTTTCAAGTGCCTGTTCTGCGTTTCAGAACGGCCATTTTATAGTCAGTTGACGAGCTATCTAGCAGGCAGTTTTTTGTAAATATTATATTGCAAATTATAAAAAATACCTATCTTGACAAAAGGATACGTCATCTGTCGAAGTTAACCATAAAATGTGGAACGCGGGCGCCAAAAGGGGTGTTCTAAAGTGTAGAATTAAGATGGATCGGTTGGTTAATAATGATGGTAGAGAGGTTCAGAAAATAGAAAATGGCACGTTACTCGATGTATGGGATGGCTGGCATTGGAATCGCTGCCGCCATCGGCTTTGTGCTTATACTGGGGTCTATCGGAGGCAACATTGCCGCCAAGGGGCCCGGCTCGCCGGCTTTTATGGGTGGAAACGGCACTACTACTGGTGGCGGCGCTCCTGCCGTCCTTACCATGGCATCGAGCCAGAACATCGCCAAGTTCTCCTCTCTTGATGAGTTGCGGGCGTTTCTGGCAAACGTCGAAGCCGGCCGCAACGCGTTTTCGACTGCCCTAACTGGGATACCAGGTAGTTTTGAAGCTTATCAAGTTCGCCTTGGCGTAACCGATTCTGACGTGCGCCCTACACCTCCTTCAACTCTTGAGGGAGGTACGACCTCTGCACCTTCCATGTCTGGCAAGGCTCTCACAACAAATGAAAACAGCCAGAATGCCAATGTGTTCTCTAGCACCAACAACCAAGTGGCCGGCGTCGACGAGCCTGACTTTGTAAAAAACGACGGCAAGTACGCATATGTCTTGTCGGGCGATAAGCTGACGATATCTGACGTGTACCCTCC contains:
- a CDS encoding SIMPL domain-containing protein, with amino-acid sequence MSYQNMKNNRNLVLIAGILAIGLVAASILGGQSMTTAAAQQQPTQNNGNGNNNNSKPTVSTTGTASTNVTPDKVSVTIGVETNSTTAAEAAAANAKLMQKVIDALKALGITDSQIATSYYSIFPVYDTVSPVCIEIYPQPPECKPKSEITGYRAVNSVTVTVDASSDVGKIIDTAVGAGANNVNGAYFFISDAKQQEIRDSLIEKAIDNARNRADKAASAVDTNVTGVQSISLNDIYFPVIYKDFANAAVGGAPTTPIVPGQQQVTLNVQVVFTMG
- a CDS encoding cupin domain-containing protein, whose product is MSKKTNVPEQPASATLPADNLERNLAVAQPNTNQKLPHIGVVGDTYTILLTGKDTGGRFCLIDMHIPPGGGPPPHRHDFEETFIMLEGELEATFRGTKRAVRAGETINIPANAPHQFRNSSSQPVRMLCICSPPGQEDFFMEVGVPVATRTTPPPMLDEAAQAEFRAKAAALAPKYRTELLQHA
- the rnhA gene encoding ribonuclease HI, which translates into the protein MPVSKTTTTDNIVIEVHFDGLCLPKNPGGIACYAYIIKEKGSGRLLHSDSGIAAEPSAQSTNNVAEYTALIRALEWLDENGHASRKVEVKGDSQLVVKQMSGEFRVKHKQIIPLFQRAALLRKKFADISITWVPREQNSEADKLSERAYNNALLENPGLLDMIK